ACAGTAGCAATAATCACTAATGCTATatcataaaaaaagtaaatagaataaaaactaCAGTATAAGACAGTATTTTTAGAAAAACTACTCAATCTGTAAGTGTAAGTACTAAAAGAAAGCTCTATAGAAGGGTTTTAAGAATCCAGCATgggccataaaaataaaaagttaactgAATTCTttggctagatttttttttcttactgttcacAGACACTCAACTTCCAAGGAAAACTTCAGCAGTTGAAATAAGTACCCATTTTATCAAAAGTAGGTCAGATTAATCCTGTATATTGCCACCACAATGCTCAATGCATTCAAATATATTTCCTAGTTCTGTAGTCACAACTCTTTGGAAAGTGTATGCCCAGTTGTTCaccaaatcatttttctttccccactGGGCATACTGATAGACCATGTTTCCTGGCCTCCTTTGAAGTTAGGTACAGCCATGTTTatgagttctggccaatggaatgcGGGTTGAAGACTTGGCCTTAAAACCCTCCCATGCATGATCCTCCATGCTTGCCCCTCATCTGTTAGCCAGATGTAGAGGATCCAACGGATGGGACCCTGAGGAGGCCCCAAGGGATTGTGAAGCCACTaaatggaaggagcctgggtctctgAATCACCACTTGGCAGAAATGATGGGTCATCTGACCACAAGCACCTAAGTGGAACTgtagacagacaataaacaaacattttttgtGTTAGGCCACTGACAATTTTTTAGTAGCAGTTAGCCTGCCTTGACAAATACAGAGTACATGTTTCTcatgcttcctctctctgcttctccacaACTGAATTCACGAGGGAATTAGCTGTGAGACTCCTTTAATGACCCTGCAAAAAGATATTACACCTCCTCGGAGAAACTTGCCAATTGCTAAGTCTAAGTTCTCTTCATCAGCCTGCCCTTCCTTGCTGTTATATTCCACCGAATTTTTGAGGCTTGTGAATACTCTGAAGTCCAGCATTGAGAGATGAAAGAATAACTCCTTGCTGTTATATTCCACCGAATTTTTGAGGCTTGTGAATACTCTGAAGTCCAGCATTGAGAGATGAAAGAATCACTCCTTGCTGTGTTTACAGGGTCATGGGCATGAGAACTTGTTGCTTCATATCCCAGGCGGCATCTAAGTAAATAGCAAATACATAGATTTCAGTTTCTACTGGGATGCCAAACTGTGTAATCGAGTTACCATGACACTGTGATCTGACAGAGCAAAGTGATTATAAAGACTTCAGAATTATATTACCACACTATTTATCCCTAGAATGTGgtatttaatataataatttaatattcaaaaaattaagtactttaaatatatttaggtatctttttttctttctatgactCTAGAGTTGTGAAACTTCTGAGCCTGCACAGGTTCTTAACTTTTTTTGGTGCCACAGATCCTCTGTAAGTCTGGTAAACCTAATGGACCCCTTATcacaataatgtttttaaatgaataaaatacataggatttCAAAGAAAACCAACTGAATTAAAATActgttatcaaaatattttaaaaatgtcttacgGTAATAGGTGTCTCTATTGACACATTAAATTAGAAGATCTAGTAGTTGGTCGAATAATTACTGCAATTTTGAAGTAGTGATGAGTGGAAATgacattttgagataattattgtGAGATAAAGATATCTGTGGTTTCTATCGGTGACAAAAATCACAAGTATTGCTAATACTAACTGGTTTGTTGCCTAATTCATaatcaaaagaaatattaaatttcaaTTATAAGTTAAtgaaactaaagatgaaactCTGAttttatctgtgaagtgcaaGTTAAGAACTCCAGGCCTGGTGGTTTCCCCAAAACATCAACCCTGTTTATCTCGGAGTAGTGGAAATACAGCtggtttaaaaattttcttcttttctgtatttttcaaattttccacaATAAGCAAACATCACTTTTGCAtgatatttacaaaaacaaaaaggggTGTATTGCTTGGTAAGATTCagggtataaaaataaaattggaaaaacaaaacaatgcttGAAGAAAATCCtttaggaaaagtaaaaaaaggaaaacaaaatcctggatgaagatggagaaactgaaccaGACTTTCATCGGAACACAAAGTTGGTGAGGCCTTTATGCCATTTATCTTTATACACAAATTCTTTAATACACGATGCTGCCTCAGGGCTGAAGCACCATACCTCTTTTAACAGGCCACACAGGCACTCTTGGGCCACATcccaagtaaaaagaaaaaggggaaccCACAGGTCACTATTAGTCATGAGTTTAGTAATTTTATTATCCATACCTTCTGCATCTTCCCCTCTTGCTAACCCTCCCAGCCAGGACTTGTCTGCCTTCTCAATGCTCTGCACAGTGGTCTGGGAGAGAAAACTAGATAGTGAAATCCAAACTCCCTACGGGCCCTACAAGACCCTCCTGGATCTGGCCCCTACCTACCTCCCCAACTTCCAACTGCATTCCCCATGCGTCGGCCTCTCTGACCTTTTGATTCCTCCAATAAGCCAAACTTGTTCCAGCCTCGGGGGCTTTGTCTTTCCTGGTCCTCCTTCCCGGCAATTTCCTCCTCCAGAGCATACCGAGACCAGTCTTGGCTCCTTATCCTTGGGGCTCTGATGTCTTTCCCCAGAGACTTTCCTTACTTGCCCATTGAATGTCCCCAAGCAGCCCCTGCACTTAAAACTAGCTGGCAccggaatgaaagaatgaatgaatgaatgagtgaaatgaACGAATACCTGCGGACTGCCTCCTTGGGGCGTACTCTGGCTTGGAAATCAAACTCAGTTTGTAGAGCGAAAGCACGTTAATAGCGGTTTTAATCTGTCCGCTCAGACGTTGGCCCCCCACGAATCTCTGAAGGTCCGAGCGTGGAAAACCCAGAGAGCCTTGGCTGCTGTCGGCGCGAAACTGCGGCTGCGCGCAGCCTGGGGCGGGGCGTGGCCAACGCCGATGCGGGAAGTGAGTCCAGAGCCGGCGAGAGGACGCTGGAGGGCGCGCTAGAGCGGCGCGGCCCGGCCTGGTGTGGGCGAGCCGGCCATGGAGGACGAGCAGAGCTTCTCAGATATTTGCGGCGGCCGCCTGGCCCTGCAGCGCCGCTTCTACTCCCCTTCCTGCCTGGAGTTCAGCCTCAGCTGCCCTCGGATCACCTTGCGCTCGCTCACCGCTGTCACCTGCACCGTGTGGCTAGCGGCCTACGGACTCTTCACACTCTGCGAGGTAAGGCCTGCCGGCCTCTTCCCGCGATCTGAGTCGGGGTCTCGGGTTTGGAAGGCTCATTGGGGCCTTAGGGTCGAGCCCAGACCTCTCGCCGGACCCTCCTGCGATCGTAGGGCCTGGAGGGCGGAAACTCGCTGGTTCTGGGGACGCCATTCCGCTGCTGGACAGCTCTGTTCCTTACGTTTAGTGAAGTTTCTGCTCCTGTACTTTATCCCCCTCCTGGGTCGCTGCTCTGCTCCGTGGTTCCACCCAGCATACATCTAGCCCTTGCAGGACAGCCTAAAACTTTAAGTTCCATGTGCTCTCTGTAGTACATGCTCGTAGTAATTCAGTTCCAAGGTCCTCATCCATAACTTTAACCCCTCAGAGGAATCACTGCTAACAAtaccttttacagtcttctaGAAACTGTCTTTGCCTCCATAAATCACAAGAATTGTGTGCAAGTTAATTGTTTGATAGTTCTTCCTAATCTCTCTTTTTCAAGGCAATCTaaccgcccccctcccccaaatccctTACCCAACTTCAAGTATTTTCTAAAGAATTGTGAAATTACGGAGAGGAGTGGTTTCTGTGCTCAATTTCCAGACTCATTCctattttctgagcctcagttttcacatctctaaaatggaatTAATATCTGCCACACCAACTTCACAGCATTGTGAGGGTCACATGTAGTAGCATTGTGACAGCCCTAAAATAAAAGGAGTCATCCTAATTGCCCTTTTCAGGATGAATTTAGTTTCATATTTAGTGTCCTGTGTGGACTATATTATTTCGGGAGTGGTCTGACCAGAGCTGAAATACAGCAAGgctatttatttctataatttgggTATTATTTTCAATACTGCATCCATTTGCTTTTTTTGCCATTGGAGCATATTTCAGAGCATGGTAATTTAGTAGTATagatatatgcaaaatatatgcCCTAAGTTATACCAAATTGTATCTAAAAGTTTGTTCATAAGTCAATCAAAATGGTTAAGTTGCCAAGAcagtccttcctcctccccccagaAAGATTTCGTATATAAAATAGTTGAATATCAATACTAGCCTGAGCTCTGGTCAGGTAGTCATGTGAGGAGGAGGGAACAGGTATTTATTAAATGCCCACTGAGTGCCAACTGCTTTACTGAATGCCTCATCTCAACCTTAGAagaaaaccaagactcagaaAGAGTAATAACTTATCCGAAGTGATAAAGCTAGTAAATGGCATACTGGGGCTTCAAACCCAGGGCTGTCTGACTCTGAAACCATTATTTTCCCACTATACTATGATGTCTCCTCATTGCGGGGGGGCTTGCTtaggcaaaatttttaaatagaagtttGTGTTTACGCCAGCTCCCTTTTGTACTCACCTCTCTCATCCTGGTATATCCCACTTACCCTCAACAAATGTCCAGGGCTCGGTAACCTTATCTTCCTTTAAACTCCACTGCAACACTTCTTAAGGGCTCTGTGTACCAaaatttcttatctttcttcctATTCAAAACTACTAATTACTGAATCTCAGCTAGGATGAGAAGAAATCTGATGAAGGAATTCATTAAAACATGTGGCTAAACTTCAACCCAAAACGAATATTGAACTGTTAGAtagaatttcagaaagaaaaatgaagtataaaAAATGCAGGGGTAATGAAGTTTTGGGCAGGGATTACTTTATAGAAAAGCTGATATGGATCAAATCCCCTAAGTATATACTGTTCTtcatcccttctttcctcccagtTTTTGAATTCACAGTTCTATTAGAATTCTAGGTTTTTACCTTACTTATTCCAACCTGGAAtgtccttcccccttccttttctCAGCTGAGTATATTTGTCAATAACCACCACCTCCTCTGCACCAGTTAAATCCTGCTTCCTTGGAAGTCTTCATAGGATATTCCTGTGTGCTTTAATGtctctctttctggctttctctctctttttaatcctGTCTTTTAATCCTTTTAATCCTGTCTTAGTCACTTCTAGTCAGAATCATAGTATTCTccaaaagtattttatatatgttaatctTGCCTCTAATAAATCTGTAAGGGCCAGAACtgaattttctctctctattcttccATAATGCTTATTCAGTTCACACTATGTACAAGACACTGTACTAGATAGTAGACATTTAATTAGCTCAAAGTAGATATTTCTGGGTCATCAGAGACCCAGCACATAGATTTCTCCATCCTTCATTTGTTAATCAACAAGTAATTTCCTAgcacagaggtcagcaaactttttttttttttttttttgcggtacgcgggcctctcactgttgtggcccctcccatcgcggagcacaggctccggacgcgcaggctcagcggccatggttctcGGGCcccgccactccgcggcatgtgggatcttcccggaccggggcacgaacccgcatcccctgcatcggcaggcggactctcaatcactgcgccaccagggaagcccagcaaactttttttttaaaaggtcgaatagtaaatattttaggctttcaggTCTCTGTCTCagattcttctgtttctttttctctctttttatcaaCCCtttaaaaaacgtaaaaaacattcttagcttaAGGTGGACCAGACAAACACATATCACAGGCCCAAATAGTTTTCAGACTCCTGATCTAACAGTTAACTATGTGTTATGTAGAAAGAAGTCGAAAGGTACCTTCAAGGAAAACCAGAGCTGGTCAGTAGTTAAAGCAGTAAACACAGATTTTATTCAGAAACTATTGCAATGGGAGAAAAGAGACTTAAGTATTGAATTGGGCTCAATTCTAAATATAGCAGGGATCAGTGGAAATGTGTAGCTAAGGAGCAGGGTcaggggtcagtggatggaaaattactaaaaagaaacatcagGGGTAAAGGGGGATTCTGGGTAAATTGATTTGACAGGATTCTGGCTGAAGGCAGGCCACGGTGATTAGATACCAAGGGTGAGGGTCTTCTTTAAACTCAGCAAGATTCTTGCTACAACTTGTTGGACAATGCAGGCCCAACAAGAATGGACACCAAGGTCCAGCACTTAGAAGAGCTTGACTAGAGTTAGGTCAAAGAGGGTATCTTGTcagtaacaaaaattaataaaacacttcCTATGCTCAAGGAATGACAGTCGTAAATTAGTGAGTCTCTTGATTCTAGATcatcaatgatttttttcctgtgtcaTCCTTCTAAATagctttttggaaaaaaaggaaaacagtgccACATGAAAGAAACATACCTTGATAGAAAAACACATTTCaacttcagaaatgttaaaaggttGTAGATGTGTCTTAGAATCAAAGAAGTAAATACCATTTTGGGGGCCCTTAACACATCAGTCATTTCATCTAGTCAGTCAGCCTTAACACATGAGTCAGTCACaacccaaaacaactaaaagAGCCCTAAATAGTAAGATCTTTATTATTTAACAAAACAAGAAGTCAGGGCGAAGGAGGGCTCTAGAGGGCTTAAGAGGCTctgttgattttacttttttcatcttACTGCTCTTCCGCCCTTGATGTACTCTACCTGTCCTCAGCCTAGCTTTCCACATGGTTTGGCAGAGGCCACGTAGTTGGTTTTCAGGCATCAAAACCTCAGGATGAAGGGGCCTTCTCTTCCTTAGATCTCTTTTTTGAGATGGACTTAGTTTTCCAGAAACCCCTCCAGCCGACTTCTCCTCACATCTCATTGGCTAGAGTTGTGTCATAGACCCATTTCTGAACCAATCATTGGCAGGAGTGGGAACCAATCATGATTGCCTCCAACCTCTATTAGGAAGGAGGAGCGGCTGTTGAGTATTATCTGCtacactgtgctaagcattttatTACTCTCCAGTCCGCGATTTTCCTACATATCTTACTGATGGAGCATGAGAAGAGAAGATCTGAGTCCTTAAGTTgcaattttggaagaaaaatctCTGAAAGCGGTGTGATGGGTATTTTGCTGATGGAGGTTCACCTCCCTGAGACCTATCCATTTGTTGTCTGGATGTATTTTATCATATGCTTTCGTAGCACTACAGAGCCCAAGTAAAAGTAGTTTCCTCTTCCTCCGTGCACGTTCTTCCCATCTGTTCACCTCACAACAGAACAGGCTTTTTTCCACCTTGCCTAGAGTTGACTTATTAAATAGCAGAGCTACATGTGGAGGACCACTTGGTAACCTTACCGCCTGTGTCTGGCTCTCTTCAGAACAGCATGATCCTCTCTGCTGCCATCTTCATCACTCTCTTAGGCCTGCTTGGTTACCTCCATTTTGTGAAGATTGATCACGAGACTCTGTTAATCATTGATTCCCTTGGCATCCAGATGACCTCATCCTACGCCTCTGGCAAAGAAAGCACCACCTTCATTGAGATGGGCCAGGTGAACGATGTTGTCATTAATGAGGCTATTTACATGGTAAGTATTTAAGTCCTTACAGGCCTCTCTGGATGAGGCAGCCCATGGGGTATGCCTGGATCTAAACTGAGTCTTAATAGGTAACGTAACTGATGTCACAGAATTAAACTTGACGGCTCTCTGTTCCAGTACCTGTAgtgttttctttttggctgaCATGTCCTTAAGCCATAAAAGTGAAACTTGTATGGAAAACATAcgtcctttatttttaaagagatactATAGGTTTTTATGGATAGGGAGTCagcatttcatctttattttctagcCCTGCTTCAAAGTCATCTCTGcttgttgttttgtcttttttaatctAAAGAATGAGAATATACTTCTCTCTCACTtcaaatgcattctttttcaaGTGTATGAAAAAGTTTTAAGCCTtcccttgagaaagaaaactgaattttacTTAGATCTCTgctatttggtttattttcttacagCAGAAGGTGATTTACTACCTCTGCATTTTATTGAAGGATCCAGTGGAACCACATGGGATATCCCAAGTAGTACCTCTCTTCCAGGTGAGCATAGAATACTTGTTTCTTTTGCAAAGAAATCCTCTACCTTTCCCCTCCTGTCTGCATATCCACGGCTTCTCATGTTCAGTAGGAATGTGAACTTCTGTTGTCAAGAGTATTTGAGGATACCTGAGGGGTATTTTTACTGAGAATTAGGATTTTAGTTATTTCAGAAATTCCTTTCTGAGGCAAATAAGACTTTCAGAAATATTAtgaatttatacaaattttagagataaaaacatatatatagcaACTTCTGCCTGTAGGTCATCATTCATCTGCTCTGACTCCGTCAGTCTGCCAATACGCGATTTTACATAGATGCTATTGATCTATACAGACTTTTATACACtattttgtgtcttgtttttatatatatataaatttatttatctatctatt
The genomic region above belongs to Phocoena phocoena chromosome 2, mPhoPho1.1, whole genome shotgun sequence and contains:
- the PIGH gene encoding phosphatidylinositol N-acetylglucosaminyltransferase subunit H, whose translation is MEDEQSFSDICGGRLALQRRFYSPSCLEFSLSCPRITLRSLTAVTCTVWLAAYGLFTLCENSMILSAAIFITLLGLLGYLHFVKIDHETLLIIDSLGIQMTSSYASGKESTTFIEMGQVNDVVINEAIYMQKVIYYLCILLKDPVEPHGISQVVPLFQSAKPRLDCLIEVYRSCQDILAHQKATSTSL